Proteins found in one Hypericibacter terrae genomic segment:
- a CDS encoding cystathionine gamma-synthase yields the protein MTASDGAGRTGRPNRLGFATRGIHAGQSPDPSTGAIMMPIYATSTYVQESPGVHKGYEYSRSQNPTRMAFERCVADLENGSAAFAFASGLAASSTILEALDAGSHIVAMDDLYGGTRRLFTRVRARSANLDVSFVDLTDASRLEAALRPDTRMIWVESPTNPLLRLVDLEAIAKVARKRGIVTVADNTFASPWVQRPLEHGFDLVMHSATKYLNGHSDMIGGVAIVGPNKDLAERLAFLQNAVGGVSSPFDSFLALRGLKTLALRMERHCENALAIAQWLEKHPSVEKVHYPGLPSHPQHALARRQMPAFGGMVSAEIKGGLPAAKRFLERCRIFALAESLGGVESLIEHPGIMTHASVPADARAKLGIGDGLVRLSVGIEDGEDLIADLQQALA from the coding sequence ATGACCGCCTCCGACGGCGCCGGCCGCACCGGCCGTCCCAATCGACTGGGTTTCGCCACCCGCGGCATCCATGCCGGCCAGTCGCCCGATCCCTCCACCGGCGCGATCATGATGCCGATCTATGCGACCTCCACCTATGTCCAGGAGAGCCCCGGCGTCCATAAGGGCTACGAATATTCGCGCAGCCAGAACCCGACCCGCATGGCGTTCGAGCGCTGCGTCGCGGACCTGGAAAACGGCAGCGCCGCCTTCGCCTTCGCCTCGGGGCTGGCCGCCAGCTCGACCATCCTCGAGGCCCTGGATGCCGGCTCGCATATCGTCGCCATGGACGATCTCTATGGCGGCACAAGGCGGCTCTTCACCCGCGTGCGCGCGCGCAGCGCCAACCTCGATGTCAGCTTCGTGGACCTGACCGACGCCTCGCGGCTCGAGGCCGCGCTGCGTCCCGACACCAGGATGATCTGGGTCGAGAGCCCGACCAACCCGCTCCTGCGCCTGGTCGATCTCGAGGCGATCGCGAAGGTCGCGCGCAAGCGCGGCATCGTCACGGTCGCCGACAACACCTTCGCCAGCCCCTGGGTACAGCGGCCGCTCGAGCATGGCTTTGACCTGGTGATGCATTCCGCCACCAAATATCTGAACGGCCATTCCGACATGATCGGCGGTGTCGCCATCGTCGGGCCGAACAAGGATCTGGCCGAGCGCCTTGCCTTCCTGCAGAACGCCGTGGGCGGCGTTTCCAGCCCCTTCGACAGCTTCCTCGCCTTGCGCGGTCTGAAGACCCTGGCCCTGCGCATGGAGCGTCACTGCGAGAACGCCCTCGCCATCGCGCAATGGCTGGAGAAACATCCTTCCGTCGAGAAGGTGCATTACCCCGGGCTGCCGAGCCATCCGCAGCATGCCCTCGCCCGGCGCCAGATGCCGGCCTTCGGCGGCATGGTCTCGGCCGAGATCAAGGGCGGGCTCCCCGCCGCCAAGCGGTTCCTCGAGCGCTGCCGGATCTTCGCCCTGGCGGAGAGCCTGGGTGGGGTCGAGAGCCTGATCGAGCATCCCGGCATCATGACCCACGCCTCGGTCCCCGCCGACGCCCGCGCCAAGCTCGGCATCGGCGACGGGCTGGTGCGACTTTCCGTCGGGATCGAGGATGGCGAGGACCTGATCGCCGACCTCCAGCAGGCGCTCGCCTGA
- the motA gene encoding flagellar motor stator protein MotA, translated as MFLIIGSVVVLACVFGGYMASGGHMIVLFQPFEVLIIAGAAAGAFIIANPVSVLKKTISSTIGLLKGPRYNKASYVELLSLLYQIFKLSKTKGMLALEGHVEKPEESTLFAQFPKFASDHHAMIFLCDYLRMLTLGTDNPHEVESIIDEELETHHKEQHVISDAVQTMADGMPALGIVAAVLGVIHTMGSITEPPEVLGHLIGGALVGTFMGVLLSYGFVAPTATALKTRFDAEAKYLQCIRAGLLAHMQGYPPAVSVEFARKALLSEVRPSFYEVEEAVSALPAV; from the coding sequence ATGTTTCTCATAATCGGCTCGGTCGTCGTGCTTGCCTGCGTCTTCGGCGGCTACATGGCGTCTGGCGGGCACATGATCGTGCTGTTCCAGCCCTTCGAAGTCCTGATCATCGCCGGCGCGGCGGCGGGTGCCTTCATCATCGCCAATCCGGTGTCGGTGCTGAAGAAGACGATCTCCTCGACCATCGGCCTGCTCAAGGGGCCCCGCTACAACAAGGCCAGCTATGTCGAACTGCTGAGCCTGCTCTATCAGATCTTCAAGCTCTCCAAGACCAAGGGCATGCTGGCCCTCGAGGGCCATGTCGAGAAGCCGGAGGAGAGCACGCTCTTCGCGCAATTCCCCAAATTCGCCAGCGACCATCACGCGATGATCTTTCTGTGCGATTACCTGCGCATGCTGACGCTGGGCACCGACAATCCGCACGAAGTCGAGTCGATCATCGACGAGGAGCTCGAGACCCACCACAAGGAACAGCATGTCATCTCGGATGCGGTCCAGACCATGGCGGACGGCATGCCGGCGCTGGGCATCGTCGCAGCCGTGCTGGGCGTCATCCACACCATGGGCTCGATCACCGAGCCGCCCGAGGTGCTGGGCCACCTGATCGGCGGCGCGCTGGTCGGCACCTTCATGGGCGTGCTGCTGTCCTACGGCTTCGTCGCGCCGACCGCGACCGCCCTCAAGACCCGCTTCGACGCCGAGGCCAAATATCTGCAATGCATCCGCGCCGGTCTCCTGGCGCATATGCAGGGCTACCCGCCGGCCGTCTCGGTCGAATTCGCGCGCAAGGCGCTGCTCTCGGAAGTCCGGCCCAGCTTCTACGAGGTCGAGGAGGCGGTTTCGGCGTTGCCGGCCGTCTAA
- a CDS encoding flagellar motor protein MotB — translation MAEAAAPGTNQPPIIIKKKKKGGGHGHHGGAWKVAYADFVTAMMAFFLLLWLLNATTEEQRIGIANYFAPSVAPDASSGSNGVMGGQTVTTDGAMVAENSTPSVTVEIDAPPAETDGDSGGAATAAVAAQTDTADQTAPAQQQAAQPTDTQQASASDQEAQKLLKELQDEQFRQAEHQLRQAIQQVPDLKTMAQNLIIDRTPEGMRIQLVDQDRVSMFSSGSAKMEDYTKKLLDLVAQVVSKMPNKISISGHTDSTPFQSDNGYSNWELSADRANASRRELLAAGLAPDRIANVVGKADTDPLLPDDPSSPRNRRLSIVVLNEQMPQPPQQ, via the coding sequence ATGGCCGAAGCCGCCGCACCCGGCACCAATCAGCCGCCGATCATCATCAAAAAGAAGAAGAAGGGCGGCGGTCACGGCCATCATGGCGGTGCCTGGAAGGTCGCCTATGCCGATTTCGTGACGGCGATGATGGCGTTCTTCCTGCTGCTGTGGCTCCTCAATGCCACCACGGAAGAACAGCGCATCGGCATCGCCAATTATTTCGCGCCCAGCGTCGCGCCGGATGCGAGCAGCGGCTCGAACGGCGTGATGGGCGGCCAGACCGTCACCACCGATGGCGCCATGGTGGCCGAAAACTCCACGCCGAGCGTCACGGTCGAGATCGACGCGCCGCCGGCCGAGACCGATGGCGATTCCGGCGGTGCCGCGACCGCAGCCGTGGCGGCCCAGACCGACACTGCCGATCAGACGGCCCCCGCCCAGCAACAGGCCGCCCAACCGACCGACACGCAACAGGCCAGCGCCAGCGACCAGGAAGCGCAGAAGCTGCTGAAGGAGCTCCAGGACGAGCAGTTCCGCCAGGCGGAGCATCAGTTGCGCCAGGCGATCCAGCAGGTGCCCGACCTCAAGACCATGGCGCAGAACCTCATCATTGACCGCACGCCCGAAGGCATGCGCATCCAGCTGGTCGACCAGGACCGCGTCTCGATGTTCTCGAGCGGCAGCGCGAAGATGGAGGACTACACCAAGAAGCTCCTGGATCTGGTGGCCCAGGTCGTTTCGAAGATGCCGAACAAGATCTCGATCTCGGGTCATACCGATTCGACGCCGTTCCAGAGCGACAATGGCTACAGCAACTGGGAGCTCTCCGCCGACCGCGCCAATGCCAGCCGGCGCGAACTGCTGGCGGCGGGGCTCGCGCCGGACCGCATCGCCAATGTGGTCGGCAAGGCCGACACCGACCCGTTGTTGCCCGACGATCCCAGCTCGCCCCGTAACCGCCGCCTGAGCATCGTGGTGCTCAACGAGCAAATGCCGCAGCCTCCGCAGCAGTAA
- a CDS encoding RDD family protein: MSFENRLPVATGEARWHESEAPTVIEPLSDPMLFDGIRSRRVLGYFVDLILIGLLSVAVWFALVFAGVVTLGLLLPLLPLGMALVPLAYHTLQVGGPRSATIGMRLFGVEVRNWTGTRPDLLQAFLMTALFLSTIALTGSLILLVSLFNGRGRTLHDYLSGTVVVRAERLGG, encoded by the coding sequence ATGAGCTTCGAGAATCGCCTGCCGGTCGCCACCGGCGAAGCCCGCTGGCATGAGTCGGAGGCCCCGACGGTGATCGAGCCCCTGTCGGATCCGATGCTGTTCGACGGCATCCGCTCCCGGCGCGTGCTGGGCTATTTCGTCGATCTGATCCTGATCGGGCTGCTGAGCGTGGCCGTCTGGTTCGCGCTGGTCTTCGCCGGCGTCGTCACACTGGGCCTGCTGCTGCCCCTGCTCCCCCTGGGCATGGCGCTGGTTCCCCTCGCCTACCACACGCTCCAGGTCGGCGGCCCCCGCTCTGCCACCATCGGCATGCGGCTTTTCGGCGTGGAGGTGCGCAACTGGACCGGGACGCGCCCGGACCTGCTGCAGGCCTTCCTGATGACGGCCCTGTTCCTCAGCACCATCGCGCTCACGGGATCGCTGATCCTGCTCGTCTCGCTGTTCAACGGCCGCGGCCGGACCCTGCATGACTATTTGTCGGGGACCGTCGTGGTTCGCGCCGAACGCCTCGGCGGCTGA
- a CDS encoding arginyltransferase — protein MSILNRTRPLPFLVTTELPCPYLTARMERKVVTELSGPAAADTYETLSRAGFRRSHGIAYRPACRGCQACVPVRVVAGEYDPGRTLRRIERRNEDLRSAVRPARATQEQYRLFSRYLEHRHSDGEMLGMNLQEYGAMIETSPLDTRIVELRAPSGTLMACCLTDWTKDGVSAVYSFFDPDLPARSLGSYVVVWLIREAQRWGLPYVYLGYWVEGSRKMEYKSRFRPIELYGPDGWQRAAL, from the coding sequence ATGAGCATCCTCAACCGCACCCGGCCCCTTCCCTTCCTCGTCACCACCGAGCTTCCCTGCCCCTATCTGACGGCGCGGATGGAGCGGAAGGTCGTGACGGAATTGTCGGGCCCGGCCGCGGCCGACACTTACGAGACGTTGTCTCGCGCCGGCTTCCGCCGCAGCCATGGCATCGCCTATCGGCCCGCCTGCCGGGGCTGCCAGGCTTGCGTACCCGTGCGCGTGGTGGCCGGCGAATATGATCCCGGCCGCACCCTGCGCCGGATCGAGCGCCGCAACGAGGACCTTCGCAGCGCGGTGCGTCCCGCCCGCGCCACGCAGGAGCAATATCGTCTCTTCAGCCGCTATCTCGAACATCGCCACAGCGATGGCGAGATGCTCGGCATGAACCTCCAGGAATATGGCGCGATGATCGAGACCAGCCCGCTCGATACGCGCATCGTCGAGCTGCGCGCGCCCTCGGGGACCTTGATGGCCTGCTGCCTGACGGACTGGACCAAGGACGGCGTCTCCGCCGTCTACAGCTTCTTCGACCCCGATCTCCCGGCACGCAGCCTCGGCAGCTATGTGGTGGTCTGGCTGATCCGCGAAGCGCAGCGCTGGGGCCTGCCCTATGTCTATCTGGGCTATTGGGTCGAGGGCAGCCGCAAGATGGAGTACAAGTCGCGCTTCCGCCCGATCGAGCTCTACGGACCCGACGGCTGGCAGCGCGCCGCCCTCTGA
- the aguB gene encoding N-carbamoylputrescine amidase, with translation MSHVTVAATQFACQRDSAANIDKAETLVRRAAAKGAQIVLLQELFETPYFCRDQKQSLFGLAKPAVGNPVIARMSALAKELSIVLPVSFFERANNAYFNSVMVLDADGETLGLYRKSHIPDGPGYQEKFYFNPGDTGFRVFETRYAPIGVGICWDQWFPECARSMALQGAEILFYPTAIGSEPQDSGIDSRDHWQRVMQGHAGANMMPLVASNRIGTEQGDNFAQTFYGSSFIAGPQGEMVAEAGRDEETILTASFDLEQIRGQRASWGLFRDRRPELYTALLTLDGRNWSE, from the coding sequence ATGAGTCACGTCACCGTCGCCGCCACCCAATTCGCCTGCCAGCGCGACAGCGCCGCCAACATCGACAAGGCGGAGACGCTGGTGCGCCGCGCGGCGGCCAAGGGCGCGCAGATCGTCCTGCTGCAGGAGCTGTTCGAGACACCCTATTTCTGCCGCGACCAGAAGCAGTCTCTCTTCGGCCTGGCGAAACCCGCCGTCGGCAATCCGGTCATCGCCCGCATGAGCGCGCTGGCCAAGGAACTCTCGATCGTGCTGCCGGTCAGCTTCTTCGAGCGCGCGAACAATGCCTATTTCAACTCGGTCATGGTGCTCGACGCGGATGGCGAGACGCTCGGCCTCTACCGCAAGAGCCACATCCCCGACGGGCCGGGCTATCAGGAGAAATTCTACTTCAATCCCGGCGACACGGGCTTTCGCGTGTTCGAGACGCGCTACGCGCCGATCGGGGTCGGCATCTGCTGGGACCAGTGGTTCCCGGAATGCGCGCGCTCCATGGCGCTGCAGGGAGCGGAGATCCTGTTCTATCCGACCGCGATCGGATCGGAGCCGCAGGACAGCGGCATCGACAGCCGCGACCACTGGCAGCGCGTGATGCAGGGTCACGCCGGCGCCAATATGATGCCGCTCGTGGCCTCCAACCGCATCGGCACCGAGCAAGGCGACAATTTCGCCCAGACCTTCTACGGCTCCTCCTTCATCGCCGGTCCGCAGGGCGAGATGGTCGCGGAAGCGGGTCGCGACGAGGAGACCATCCTTACAGCCAGCTTCGACCTCGAGCAGATTCGCGGCCAGCGGGCGTCCTGGGGCTTGTTCCGCGACCGCCGGCCCGAGCTCTATACGGCGCTGCTGACGCTCGACGGGCGCAACTGGTCGGAGTGA
- a CDS encoding GNAT family N-acetyltransferase has protein sequence MTADPPVSSQKPFKLDAAAAAARREELAEILVDAVASGASVNFLWPFELPDARRYWDRIIARIAADEILLLAVENGGRLVGTVQLLPAPQPNQDHRADISKLLVSRSARRQGIATVLMQAVEAEAQGLARTLLVLDTETGSAADRLYRRLGYQVLGIMPRHARLPGGELADTTFFFKHLPDGSR, from the coding sequence ATGACTGCCGACCCACCGGTTTCTTCGCAGAAACCATTCAAGCTCGATGCCGCCGCTGCCGCCGCGCGGCGCGAGGAACTTGCCGAGATCCTGGTCGACGCGGTCGCCAGCGGCGCCTCTGTCAATTTCCTGTGGCCCTTCGAACTGCCGGACGCGCGCCGCTACTGGGACCGCATCATTGCCCGTATTGCTGCGGACGAAATTCTTCTTTTGGCGGTCGAGAACGGCGGCCGTCTGGTCGGGACCGTGCAGCTGCTCCCGGCGCCACAGCCCAACCAGGATCACCGCGCCGATATTTCCAAGCTCCTGGTGTCGCGAAGCGCCCGCCGGCAGGGCATCGCCACCGTCCTGATGCAGGCCGTCGAGGCGGAGGCGCAAGGCCTGGCACGGACGCTTCTCGTTCTCGACACCGAGACCGGGAGCGCCGCGGACCGGCTCTACCGGCGGTTGGGCTACCAGGTCCTCGGCATAATGCCGCGCCATGCCCGCCTGCCGGGCGGAGAGCTTGCGGATACCACGTTCTTTTTCAAGCATCTGCCCGACGGTTCGCGATAG
- a CDS encoding fatty acid--CoA ligase has product MNFGGSMPANLVETTPSAYAYPLLIKQLLLTPLATTPDQEIVYRDRLRYRYRDLRGRISRLANALSSLGVGPGDTVAMMDWDSHRYLETYFAVPMMGAVLMTTNVRLAPEQILYCLDHARVDALLIHADFLPVLEAIRDRLATIKRFILIADGAPIAESPASFAGEYEALLAKASPTYEFPDFDENTRATTFYTTGTTGLPKAVYFSHRQLVLHTLAVGVTVGSHPGGQSFHRGDVYMPLTPMFHVHAWGFPYVATLYGVKQVYPGRYQPDLIVKLFVKECVTYSHCVPAILQMVLSCPEAASADLHGWKVVVGGSALPKGLARAARSRGIDIWCGYGMSETCPILTSSQVRPEEQGVLSDEEELAVRCRTGLPIALVEIKIVDAEMNELPADGKSVGELVVRAPWLTQGYLHDPASSETLWRGGYLHTQDVATRRADGYLQITDRIKDVIKTGGEWVSSLELESLISQHPAVAEVAVIGVKDAKWGERPLALVVPRPGHEAELTAEALQHHLMVHCQTGHLPKFAIPERFLFVAAIEKTSVGKTDKKLLRSKYGDA; this is encoded by the coding sequence ATGAACTTTGGGGGCAGCATGCCGGCCAATCTGGTCGAGACGACGCCATCGGCCTACGCCTATCCGTTATTGATCAAGCAGCTTCTGTTGACGCCGCTGGCGACGACGCCCGACCAGGAAATCGTCTATCGCGACCGGCTGCGCTACCGCTATCGCGATCTGCGGGGGCGCATCTCGCGCCTCGCCAACGCGTTGTCGAGCCTGGGCGTCGGTCCCGGCGACACGGTCGCCATGATGGATTGGGACAGCCACCGCTATCTGGAAACCTATTTCGCCGTGCCGATGATGGGTGCGGTCCTGATGACCACCAATGTGCGTCTGGCGCCCGAGCAGATTCTCTATTGTCTCGATCATGCCCGGGTTGACGCTCTCCTGATCCATGCCGACTTCCTGCCGGTCCTGGAAGCCATCCGCGACCGGCTGGCGACGATCAAGCGCTTCATCCTGATCGCCGATGGCGCGCCCATCGCCGAGAGCCCGGCGAGCTTTGCCGGCGAGTATGAGGCGCTCCTCGCCAAAGCGTCGCCCACCTACGAATTCCCCGACTTCGACGAAAACACGCGCGCCACCACCTTCTACACCACCGGCACCACGGGCCTGCCGAAGGCCGTCTATTTCAGCCACCGCCAGCTGGTGCTGCACACGCTCGCGGTGGGCGTTACAGTCGGCAGCCATCCTGGCGGGCAGTCCTTCCATCGCGGCGACGTCTATATGCCGCTGACGCCGATGTTCCACGTCCATGCCTGGGGCTTTCCCTATGTCGCCACCCTTTACGGCGTGAAGCAGGTCTATCCCGGCCGCTATCAGCCCGATCTGATCGTGAAGCTCTTCGTCAAGGAATGCGTCACCTACTCCCACTGCGTGCCCGCGATCTTGCAGATGGTGCTGAGCTGTCCCGAGGCCGCGAGCGCCGACCTGCATGGCTGGAAGGTCGTGGTCGGCGGCTCGGCACTGCCCAAGGGCCTCGCGCGCGCCGCGCGCAGCCGGGGCATCGACATCTGGTGCGGATACGGCATGTCCGAGACCTGCCCGATCCTCACCTCCTCCCAGGTCAGACCGGAGGAGCAAGGCGTGCTGTCCGACGAGGAAGAGCTCGCGGTCCGCTGCCGGACAGGGCTGCCGATCGCGCTGGTCGAGATCAAGATCGTCGATGCGGAAATGAACGAGCTGCCCGCGGATGGCAAGTCGGTCGGCGAACTGGTCGTTCGCGCGCCCTGGTTGACCCAGGGCTATCTGCACGATCCGGCCAGTTCCGAGACGCTGTGGCGCGGCGGCTATCTCCATACCCAGGACGTCGCCACCCGCCGCGCGGATGGCTATCTGCAGATCACCGATCGGATCAAGGATGTGATCAAGACCGGCGGCGAATGGGTCTCGTCGCTGGAGCTGGAGAGTCTGATCTCGCAACACCCGGCCGTGGCCGAGGTCGCCGTCATCGGCGTGAAGGACGCGAAATGGGGCGAGCGGCCGCTGGCGCTGGTGGTGCCGCGGCCCGGCCATGAAGCGGAGCTCACGGCGGAAGCGCTACAGCACCATCTGATGGTGCATTGCCAGACGGGTCATCTGCCGAAATTTGCGATTCCCGAGCGCTTCCTTTTCGTCGCCGCGATCGAGAAGACGAGCGTGGGCAAGACCGACAAGAAGCTGCTGCGCTCCAAATACGGCGACGCCTGA
- a CDS encoding SDR family NAD(P)-dependent oxidoreductase: MRLKGKSVLVTGATSGIGAAIARAAAAEGARLMLTGRSAERGEAVRRDCGPDARFVTGDVAEKGVAERLVDETVKQFGRIDVLINNAGVEARGTIETVTDEDWHRILAVNVTGVFYMARAAVRAMKRQGGGVIVNMGSDWSVVGGRQAFAYCASKGAVAQMTRAMALDHAREGIRVNCLCPGDTETPMLVSGLQVRTGDVVHGLKALGEGLPLGRVGRPEEIAKAAVFLASDDSSFMTGSLMLVDGGNTAG, encoded by the coding sequence ATGAGATTGAAAGGCAAATCGGTCCTGGTCACGGGCGCCACCTCGGGCATCGGCGCGGCCATTGCGCGCGCGGCCGCCGCGGAGGGCGCGCGGCTGATGCTGACCGGCCGCTCGGCCGAGCGCGGCGAGGCCGTGCGGCGCGATTGCGGTCCCGACGCGCGCTTTGTGACGGGAGACGTGGCGGAAAAGGGTGTTGCGGAACGTCTCGTGGATGAGACCGTGAAGCAGTTCGGCCGGATCGACGTGTTGATCAACAATGCGGGGGTCGAAGCCCGCGGCACGATCGAGACCGTCACCGACGAGGACTGGCACCGTATCCTCGCGGTCAATGTGACGGGCGTCTTCTATATGGCGCGCGCCGCGGTTCGCGCCATGAAGCGCCAGGGTGGCGGCGTGATCGTCAATATGGGCTCGGACTGGTCGGTGGTGGGCGGGCGCCAGGCTTTCGCCTATTGCGCCAGCAAGGGAGCGGTGGCGCAGATGACGCGCGCCATGGCCCTCGATCACGCGCGGGAAGGCATTCGCGTCAACTGCCTCTGCCCGGGCGACACCGAGACGCCGATGCTGGTCTCGGGCCTGCAGGTTCGCACCGGCGATGTGGTGCATGGGTTGAAGGCGCTGGGCGAGGGATTGCCCCTCGGACGCGTCGGCAGGCCGGAGGAGATCGCGAAGGCCGCCGTCTTCCTGGCCTCCGACGATTCCTCCTTCATGACCGGTTCGCTCATGCTGGTCGATGGCGGCAACACCGCCGGCTGA
- a CDS encoding aldehyde dehydrogenase, giving the protein MSAALSIDMVKDQASRLTFRNQAFINGKYVPAASGKTFDCINPATGKAITQVAEGDKEDVDRAVKAARAAFDKGSWSRMAPTARKKILMKFAALIEKHTTELALLETMDMGKPIRDSSRIDIPLAAQAIGWYAEAIDKIYDEIAPTGREAVSLIRREPVGVVAAVVPWNFPLLMASWKIGPALATGNSMVVKPAEQSPLTVIRIAELAAEAGIPEGVFNVVPGFGETAGQALGRHMDVDCVTFTGSTEVGKFFLRYSGESNMKQVSLECGGKSPNIIMADAPDLDAAATAAAWGIFFNQGEVCNAGSRLIVEESVKDQVLEKVMAVGKKLVPGDPLDPKTGMGAIVDKTQMERVLGYIDAGKKEGARLAMGGNRVKTDSGGYYVEPTVFDKVDNKMKIAQEEIFGPVLSTITFKTPEEAVKIGNDTIYGLAAAIWTKDITKAFKVSDALRAGVVWVNCFDNGHISSPFGGFKQSGFGRDKSLHAMDKYSQLKATWIHIGG; this is encoded by the coding sequence ATGTCCGCAGCGCTGTCGATCGACATGGTCAAGGATCAGGCGTCGCGCCTGACCTTCCGCAACCAGGCCTTCATCAACGGCAAATATGTGCCGGCGGCCTCGGGCAAGACCTTCGACTGCATCAACCCGGCGACGGGCAAGGCGATCACCCAGGTTGCCGAGGGCGACAAGGAAGACGTGGATCGCGCCGTCAAGGCGGCGCGCGCGGCCTTCGACAAGGGCAGCTGGTCGCGCATGGCGCCGACCGCGCGCAAGAAGATCCTGATGAAGTTCGCCGCGCTGATCGAGAAGCACACCACCGAGCTGGCGCTGCTCGAGACCATGGATATGGGCAAGCCGATCCGCGACAGCTCGCGCATCGACATCCCGCTCGCGGCCCAGGCGATCGGCTGGTATGCCGAGGCCATCGACAAGATCTATGACGAGATCGCGCCGACCGGCCGCGAGGCCGTGTCGCTGATCCGTCGCGAGCCGGTGGGCGTGGTGGCCGCGGTGGTACCGTGGAACTTTCCGTTGCTGATGGCTTCCTGGAAGATCGGCCCCGCGCTCGCGACCGGCAATTCGATGGTGGTGAAGCCGGCCGAGCAGTCGCCGCTGACCGTCATCCGCATCGCCGAGCTCGCGGCCGAGGCGGGCATCCCCGAAGGCGTGTTCAACGTCGTGCCGGGGTTCGGCGAGACGGCCGGCCAGGCGCTCGGCCGCCATATGGACGTCGATTGCGTGACCTTCACCGGTTCGACCGAGGTGGGCAAGTTCTTCCTGCGCTATTCGGGCGAATCCAACATGAAGCAGGTGTCGCTGGAGTGCGGCGGCAAGTCGCCGAACATCATCATGGCCGACGCACCCGATCTCGATGCGGCGGCGACGGCGGCCGCCTGGGGCATCTTCTTCAACCAGGGCGAGGTCTGCAATGCGGGCTCGCGTCTGATCGTCGAAGAGTCGGTCAAGGACCAGGTGCTCGAGAAGGTGATGGCCGTCGGCAAGAAGCTGGTGCCGGGCGATCCGCTCGATCCCAAGACCGGCATGGGCGCCATCGTCGACAAGACGCAGATGGAGCGGGTGCTGGGCTATATCGATGCCGGCAAGAAAGAGGGCGCCAGGCTCGCCATGGGCGGCAACCGCGTGAAGACCGACAGCGGCGGCTATTACGTCGAGCCGACCGTGTTCGACAAGGTCGACAACAAGATGAAGATCGCCCAGGAAGAGATCTTCGGGCCGGTACTTTCCACCATCACCTTCAAGACACCGGAAGAGGCGGTGAAGATCGGCAACGACACGATCTATGGCCTCGCCGCGGCGATCTGGACCAAGGACATCACCAAGGCCTTCAAGGTCTCCGATGCGCTGCGGGCCGGCGTGGTGTGGGTCAATTGCTTCGACAACGGCCACATCTCCTCGCCCTTCGGCGGCTTCAAGCAGTCGGGTTTCGGCCGCGACAAGTCGCTCCACGCGATGGACAAGTACTCGCAGCTCAAGGCGACCTGGATCCATATCGGCGGCTGA